Within Carassius carassius chromosome 8, fCarCar2.1, whole genome shotgun sequence, the genomic segment aagtcatttgtggattaatgcgtattggagacacgaaccgtttaaaacgattcagttcgatttggtgaactggttccagaagatccggttacatcgaatgattcgttcacgaatcggatatcacaaactgctttgttttgaactctctcacaacagacacagaagagaagacaatgctgaataaagtcatagtttttgctatttttggaccaaaatgtattttcgatgcttcaaaaaattctaactgaccctctgatgtcacatggactattttgatgatgtttttcttacctttctggacatggacagtagaccgtacacacagtttcaatggagggactgagagctctcggactaaatctaaaatatcttaaactgtgttccggagattaactgaggtcttacggatttggaacgatatgtgggtgagttattaatgacataatttagatttttgggtgaactaaccctttaaggattgTAATAGTGAGAGccattacagttattttaaatggccatttttatttctatttatttaattattaaagatattttccccacatttgttttattcgaagagagatgttttttgttgagtttgcaaaaaaaataaatacattttaaaaggagCAGGGGAAATTTAACATTAATTTCTTATAGTTATGATGACTCATTTATGTGCAATTTGTTCAATAAAAGCATGTCAAAGATTatctatttgatttatttaatcagtTGGAATAGGCTATTCAATGTTTAGGTTCTATGTTCGCAAAGAACCTATTAAAGCACTAAGACATGAGAACAGTATAGCTAACattcacatttgaatatttatcgCAAGTCATATCGTCATCGCAATATTAAACAATGTTATTACACATCGCAGCTTTTCCTCATATCTTGCAGCCCTAGTCTGGTGTAATCCTTGAAAGCTGAGACCATATTTGTACCATCAAAATAACAGACCAGAATTAATTATTTGTAAGTAAATTATTGTGAAAACTTGAGCTAGTCAGAACAATTAACAAGAAATATAAGAGACACTGAATAGAATAGTACCATATTACTTGGACAAGCCAATAAACAGTATAAACACAGTTAAGTATATGTACAGtactacacatactgtatatgtaacACAGGAGGAGACTGGGAGTAAAAGATACCTGAAGGGGTGGACTCCACAGTCCTTCTGATATTGAGATGGGTTTTGACACCCACAATCTCTCTTGTAGCCAGGACCCCATTTTAACAATTTCCATCCAAGAATATAATGAACTGTGACTTATGTAGTGTGTGTTTGTACTTTCTTCTGTCCAAAGGTCAGTTGTCACAGCACAGTCTGGGCACTAAAAGAATAGAGTATGACATAAATGTTATTTCAGGCTTCACAGGATTTTACATGAACAAATATCCATTTGACCatatgcttttagtttacaaTCCCATAGAAAGTAGGCTCCAAAAAtggcaaaattaataaataaaaaacagagacCAACATTAACTCTTTCCTCTCCAGCAGTAAAAGGTTTCCAGCCAGTGCCAGCGATTATAATGATTTTCACTCAAATTTGATGGcctttagtcaagtcaagtcaagtcacctttatttatatagcgctttaaacaaaatacattgcgtcaaagcaactgaacaacattcattaggaaaacagtgtgtcaataatgcaaaatgatagttaaaagcaGTAGTATATTTTACTGTCtgttttattctagcttaaagcattcttttttctgatcaaaaagaatgtttttttttttttgagaatttgtaaaaaaaaaaaaaaagaaaaaaaaaaaaaagtggcctaatggttagagagtcggactcgcaatcgaagagttgtgagttcgagtctcgggcctgcaggaattgtgggtgaggggaatgcatgtacagtgctctctccaccttcaataccacaacttaggtgcccttgagcaaggcatcaaacccccaactgctccccaggtgccgcagcataaataaatggctgcccactgctccgtgtgtgtgttcactgctctgtgtgtgtgcactttggatgggttaaatgcagagcacgaattctgagtatgggtcaccatacttagctgaaTGTGACgtcgattttattttatttttttaatgttgagGAAAATCGTGTTTTTATCAAAAATTACATCTGTATAATATTCAGTatgattatcaaagcataaatcgAGCAAATCACTACTATCATtacctccaaagcttgcacagagATATACagtaccacttcctggatcaacattttactccataacattatgcagtttttatttatatgctaTCTATTTCTGATGATCGCAATATTTTTCATATGCATTTGTTTATAAGAGATTCCTCGTTTTTCCATCCTGTCCATATGTGTTTTTGTTCGGGCGTTTTTGTCcttgttcagaagatgtgtaatagtgaCCCGAgtgtaaagtgaaaagtgaaaatttgtaataacttttaatggtggggaaagagttaaacaTGACAAAAAAGCAGTGTAGCCAGGCCTACCTGTTGTAGCTCCTCCATAacctctttctttactttcttGTATTCATCTTCAACATGGCGAAACACTCAGTTACACATCTTCGATCTCAATGCTGCTTCCATATTTAGCCCCGATAATAATGAGCTCAATGAACCCTCATCCATCAACAATAGCGAACGGTCTTAGATCCTGGCTGCACATACGAGCCATCACGTCTGTGTATCTCGACCTAAACAATAGGTTACTTGTGTAACCCCGGTTCTTTGATAGCATAAAGTGAGGTGTCTCACTATGGGATATTCCCCTTCTGCATATTCCTCATGAGCCCAATTCCCATACGCCAGCCCCAGACATTCATTACAGTCATTACATTCAAATGACATTCAAAACATCGACATTCAAAACAGGCACACCTCTTCCTCGCTTCACAAAGCAAGGACAGTGTTCTGGTGAGACACCTCACTTGATGCTATCGAAGGACAGGGGTTACGCAAGTCACATGGTTGATATCTTTAAACAGAGCCCATGTAATTGAAATTCCTCTCGTTGAATGAGCATGTAAACCAGACGGAGGCGTAAGACCCTTACGAGAAATTGCCTCCACTATCCGGTGGGATAAACGCTGTTTAGTAATCGGTTTCCCCCTACGGGGCTTCTGTGTAAGTGCATAAAGCATCCACCAGACAAAACGTATTCAGCCTTTGCTGTTCTGCTGAAACAAAAGGTGGTGGGTGAAAGGTTTTTAACTTTAGAGGAACAATAGAATTGATCACCTTGGGCATAAAAGCAGGATTAGGTTTCAAAAGCACCCCTGCGTCCCCTGGCATAAATTGCGTACACGCTGAATTCACAGAAAGAGCATGAATTCCACTTACGTGCTGAAGCCAAAGCTAACAGCAGCGCCATCTTAAATGACAATAATTTCAGGTCAGCTTTGTCCAATGGCTCAAATGGAGTCAGAGAAAGCGCATCAAGCACCAGAACCAGATCCCATGACGGAGAGACCGATTTTGAGACTGGCAAAGCGTGACGCCCACCCTTCATAAACCAGCATACCAAAGGGTGCTGCCCAACAGTTTTGTTATCAAAACCTACATGACAGGCAGATATTGTGGCCAGAAACACCTTTATTGTTGAGAATGCTTTACCCTGATCTATCATATCCTGCAGAAATGATAGAATAACTGCCACTGAACACTGAAATGGGATTACTAGCCGCGCACCAACGCTCAAACACAACCCATTTACATTCATAAAGTGGACAGGGCCCTAGAATTCTGTATAGTTCTGATGACCCTGTCTAGTAGACCAGCCGTATTCATATTTAACCAGTCACTGGCCAGGCCCACAGTGCCAAGTGTTCTGGATGAGGATGAAATAAAGGTCTGCACCCCGGTTCATGATGCTTTGTACGTGTGTTGCTCTCAGGGATGAAAGACTGGCATTGCTCCACAAGATCAGTTTGCATGCCAACATGTGTCCTCTCAGAAAAGGAATAAAATGCTTCAACGTTAGAAAGTGGTTTATGTGGCTCAGATGGGGACCCCATCTCCCATTCACTGCCTTGCCCTCGTGAATGCCCCCCAGCTGGACAATGACGCGTCTGTCGTTATGACCTTTCTGGTCTGGATAATGTCCATCAGCACCCCTTGTACCAGAACTGCCACGGACGTCACTCTCACTCTCCTCCGGGAATGCTGTAACGTTTGTAGTCTCAGAGAAGCTATCCGGCGTTGAAACTCATAAATAGTTTGCCTAAAGGAATGACTATTGAGGCCGAGGCCATCAGACCTAATAGTTTGAGTCATGTGCGAAAAGAAACATTGTTCCATTTAAGAAATTCAGCCAGGCATTTCTTAATTGTATTACTTCTGTACATTTCACAAATACTCCTGGACCGAGAGATAGGCCGGAGGGAAGGACTAGATACTCGTATGCCACGCCAAGGAATGCAAACCTCAGAAATTTCCTGTGGGGTGGATATATTCTTATGtgaaatatgcatccttcaggttGATTGATGTAAACCAATTGCCTGGGCACATCAGTTTCAGAAGTGTACAATGGGTGAGCATGCTGAACTTAGGTAGGTATGTATTTATTCAATTCACAAAGATCTCATATGGGGCGGAAAGCTCAAGTCCCCTTTTTGGGACTAGGAAGTATCTCAAGTAAAAAACACTATTACTTTCCTTGGGTGGAACCACTCTTTATTGCCTTTTTGTTCAAAAGTGAGGTAATCTCGTCCAGAAGAACATGTACTCATGCTCCCCGCACCTGAGAATAAATTATTCCTTTGACTTGGGTTGGAGAAGTGGCAAACTGCAGTCTGTAACCGTACTGTACTGTCCTCAACACCAAACGGGACTGCATGCAttcttgcacatagtttatttgcAGTGTTCCGGCACCATTGTATGGCAGAGTCGAAAACGGGTttgtggtctgtactgtacatttaatGCTTTGACAAGAGTTTACGTGGCTAACCACCTTCAGCGGAGCGATGACTTCACGAGGTGGTGTTACGTTGTGTTTTGATAAAGTGTTTTGCAACATTTTTTGGGGCATTATGTTTTGCAACATTTGTGGGGGAAACAGTGAACACTTTATTGAACTTTGAGCATGTAAAGTGCTTGTGACTAGTGGGTGGGTGTCGTCTCTAGTTCTCTTCACTGCTCTGCATCCCCTGGACCAACTTGGCTCTGGTTTACCCACAGAACATCTGTAAACATCTGAACTTGTTCTCTGCTGAACGCTGAAGAAGTGAGGATCAGGGACTAACGAACGGAGGGGTTGTGAGCCCCCTTCCCTCATGAtgacccctatatatatatatatatatatatatatatatatatatatatatataagcagcagagcttttattatgccacagtcgAATGCCTCTGCTCTTTCCGTTCCTGAATATGTGTAAAGCAGCcgttttatcatactagatacatttaaaaagttttgttATAATGGTAGATGCACCTATTATGTATATTGTAATGTGCAGATGTTTTGATATGTCCAAGttgtttgtacacacacacacacacacacacacacacacacatatatatatatatatatatatatatatatatatatatataaaaacgtctttggtgtttccatgttttcaACAGAACATTGAGGGATTATGTCATTGACACGAGTGTCACTGGTTAAAActgcttaaaggcagggtaggtaaaaaaaatttataaaaaactttttttccaaatttgtttaaactttatttatatatcaatacataattaaaatgtaagtactctgaaaaagaaagtataaaaatcgagtgactgtagacctctcacgactgttttaaagacagctcattatttccattcactccaccccctcccttctgggctccttccaaagcctctactatggctcgctaagtaatgttatgttagctatattaagcagctacgtgtgctaatgacacatgcttcatgaaaaaaatatgtatgatcaaaatacaaaaagaaagatttacctgtccagcagaaataaagccatcaaggagtcacttttcagccccttgagttccctcagttctcgccatcgctggaaagccacgccgattttaactcgcgttttatttctttgtttatccaaagactttttgttcattgccttttcttgtactgttactgtcttcctttttttgcctggtttgccttcactaactgcataggctggtactgtgaattttgcttgctgtttctctgccattgttttggtattcctaggatccgtgcttgttgaatcaaacgtgctgtttcctcaaatcaaacgtgcacgcgcaagtgggcaggtcatatgtggcaaaagggtggttgccatggttgcgagagagtgacagtcgcctaagccaatcctatgtttcgtcccgaaatggaaataatgagctgtgtttaatacagattaaacggtctagagtcactcgatttttatactctttttatcagagtacttacattttaattatgcattgatatatatagaaagtttaaacaaatttggaagaaagttgtttatacatgtattacctaccctgcctttaaggatttaaacattcttcgaaatatttgggataatgtaagtacacaagtcagtcaaatatataacactgttctagtggtttttggatattttcttaaaaaaaaaaaactattgtgcCTTTAAGGGAGATACTCTTGGCAGGTTTTTGTGCTTGTAAGTCACCACGATTTaaaaccacgactaacgactttgtatcgttccaggcaagtcacgccaaactttctgagcgcaagcaattgtagatagattattcattttattgcaacgttacgttgtcctaaaatagttttttcaacgtgtaccacttgcataaacaatgCATTCCGTAGGCATTATTCGTAGgagctgccattgttgtttcgcgtgctgtctGACGTCAGAACTCGTAACTGGGAGTACattgatctagtacgagttcacgggtgggaagtcacggttttgactgccgttccagtgcactttcacgggtataaggttggaaaaacacgggttacaggTTGCCTGGGACGCGGCATTATTTGTCAAGTTCACGCGGACACGCCCCCTTGTTTCCGTGGAAACGTGAGCACTGCGCAGTTTCACTTTCCCATAAGAACAAAGAATGGTCGAGTCTTTGCTACAGTATCTTATCCAAATCATGAACAGGTGAGTGTTCGTAAAGTGTACATACATACCTTAATTGCTGTACATTTATCGTCAAATTACACAGCATTTGCGGTTCCTTATGGTATGATGGGACGCCAGTTGTAATATAATGCACGTTTTCCGTGTTCAGAGCTCCACTGATGAAGCTACAAAGATATCCAGCAACTCTCTGTTTTAGTTATCAGAAATTGTGTTTCCGTGCGATTTACGCTCAATTTGCGAAACAAATAACGCTTAACCGATTCAGCAAACGTCTACTCTCTCGCCGGTGCAGTTAGACTACAGTTTTGTTGGTTCTGGCTTTTTTACTTCCATTATAGAAGAACtcaaaatagtaatatattaaattaaataaagtaaatgaacGAATGACCTgaaattaatgtgtgtgtgtgtgtgtgtgtgtgtgttgcttttttattattaatttctatGCAAATGtattgatgatgattattatttgaCATGTATTTGGGTATATTTTATCTGTTTATGTTTTAATTCTTGTTTAATAATTGTTTGTTTCCTTGTTTTTGACTTGATATGAAAAGGAGGAGGTATGGATTTCACATTCAGGCATAGCATTTTAACAAGTCCCTCTGCAACATTATTTTTCTTAGTCCACTAGGTGTAGACAGTTGTGTCATTCCAAACGTTTTATCTTGTGACATATCTATGAGAGCTTAAGTAATAATAACGGTGTTTGACAGACAAACAGGCTCTAGAAATCATCATGTTTCTTCATTTTGTGTTGTAATAGGCTAATTTATTATATGTAACTTCCCCCCACTATTTATTGTTTTAGTGTTGAGATGGATGTGAAGGAAATGGTTATTGAAGTGAATGGACTTCCAGACGACTACcccaataataaaatgattgACACATTAACCATGCACTTTGTGAGGCCCAGTAACAATGGTGGAGAGGTTTTAATAGTGATATATCCCACCTCCAACAAAGGCCAGGCTTATGTTGTTTTTGAATCAGAAGGTATGATACTTGCATTGATGTTCtgttcttatacatatatttaagttTAACATCATATTTCATGACTAacatttcttttcctttttttaattcaatatctTAGTACCCCGAGTCTTTGACCATAATCATGTTTTGGAACTGGATAGTCAGTTTTACCCACTGGATGTTAAAAAGATACATCAGCCTAAGGTAAGAAATTTTATTGGTGAATTTTATTCTCCTATTATcttgttttgaatttgaatatttatctTTTGAGGGCCCCAGAGACAAATCCAAATTTGAATTTGCAGCTAAATGAATGCTTTCTGAAAGTAATGCTCTGGCACCATCTAGCAGTCAGAAAAACTATAACACACAGCTGAAATGTTTTTCCAATGATAAATATAGTTTACTCAAGAAAGCTTTATGTTCACATATCAAAATGCATCTAATATTGAAAAATATCCAAATATTGACATTTTAGACTGATGGGCATTGTTTTTTAATGCACTGATAGGATTAATGCACTAATTGAATTTTGAATTACTTATTGCATGGTTTGTCAAGATTCAAATAAGactaaaatgactcaaatgagaataataatcaaaaacaaaTGTATGCATTGTTTTGGTTCTTTTGCATCACGTTCTTGaagctttttctttcatttttctgcTCTGGATAGATAACTTCATTTCGAAGTCTTAGCCATATGTCAATAATATACATGTCATTAATTGCCTCATGCAATGCATGATGTCCGAATCTGAAACCgttaaatgcatataaattaaatattaaaaaagaaatgtccAGGATTTCTCTAACGTTTAATCTGCATACTACCATCATGTTTACATTGTATAGTAATGCGctatttaaatattgaaatatacttTGCATATAAGGAGGACCAGCACTgcacaaactaaataaataacagcCCAAAAGTGAATGGTGACAAAGGTATTTCCTTAAAATGCTTATTATGTTCATATTGTTTTCTCAGTTTGACATGCCAGCTGAAGCATTCCTTGATGTGAGCATGTTCTACAATCAGAAAACGATCCGAAGTCTTCTTCATAGCCACGGCTTTGATGTCTCAAAGACCAGTTCAGGACAGCTGCATTTGCAGGGAACCTTTCTTAACCTAAAACGCATCCATCCCAAACTCATGCATCTCCTGGCTCAAGAAACCCACTTGCAAAGAAGCACACCTTCGGAATTGCTAATTAATGGCTTCTTGTCTGACTCTGTCTCCAGTGACTATCAGTCTAGATCTCATTCCACATCGAGATACATTCACAACAATGGTAGAAACACAGATTCTGGAATAAACTCAAGATCCCCAGAGTCCCCAAGCAGGCAGGCACTCGTGCAGGCTGCCTCTCCACTGGATGTGAGTTCAAGCACAGAGTATTCATTCAGCAGTCCCATCAGGAGCTATGACTCCAGCGTAACCGCTCAGCAGCGGAATCCCTCGTCTCACAGGAAAACTGAGGATACCTTCCCTGTGGATCCACTCGCATTTAAATATGTTATGCACTTTAAGAAagattttattgaaaaaatagAATCTGATCATCAAACTCACATTAGCCATGTGGACGATTCAGGAGTTGTTATGGTTAAACTTTCAGGAGGATCCTGTCAGGATGCAGGTAAAGAATTGCGCGTATTCATGCAGAGCATCAGCTCATCTTTACGCACACAAGAAATAGACCTGCATGAACTTAACAGCAGTCGAAGGACACACATTACTGAGAATGCTCACTCATTCCAAAAGATCTACAATGTTTTAATTAAGGAGGAAAATGACATTCTCAAAGTGGTGGGTTCCTCTAAAGAGAGTTATGATGCGAAGGAAAGGCTTCTTGGACGGGAGGTTAACATTGTTTTGCCAAGACACTTCGCAGGGAACTCTATGCGACGCAGCAGCTCTTTGCCAAGACAAAAAACAAGGCATAGAGAGGAGAACCAAGACTTGGGAGGAATTCCTGATGCTGTGTACACTACTACTGTTAGTAGATCCTCTGCCTCACAGTCTTGGACTGACTCTCAGTTACAAGCAGAAGTGCAAAAGGAAAGAGATCGCGAGTCCTCTAAATCCTCTGCACACCGTGGCAGGTCACACAGTGCCTCTCGGTTACAACACAAAAATGAAAGCAGAGTAAACCAAGAACCATCAGCGTACGATAAGCAGGATTTGACACCCCCTCATGAAGTTCAAATATCTAAAAAAGGGTTCATTCCTAAAATAATGGCTGGCCTTActcctaaaataaatatcaatttcaaaaacaaaagtgaaaaaaaatggttaaaacaacattaaaagatGAATTCCTCATATAAGCACACTTTGAGACTTTTTAGAATGTTGATAGTCAGACACAGTGGAATGCTGCTCTATGCTGATAGTTCAGTTTGCTTAGAAACATATATATTCATGAGAATAaaagtgattgattgattgattcccaTGGAAATTAATTTCcacttatttaaaagaaaaactgaCCAGGGCTCATTGGTTCAGTATAGCCACAACacattaaacaaaataacatGGGCACATAAAGTTTTTCTGTGTTTTAAAACACCTAactcaactgtaaaaaatattgaaaCAACACAAA encodes:
- the si:dkey-154b15.1 gene encoding uncharacterized protein si:dkey-154b15.1, with translation MDVKEMVIEVNGLPDDYPNNKMIDTLTMHFVRPSNNGGEVLIVIYPTSNKGQAYVVFESEVPRVFDHNHVLELDSQFYPLDVKKIHQPKFDMPAEAFLDVSMFYNQKTIRSLLHSHGFDVSKTSSGQLHLQGTFLNLKRIHPKLMHLLAQETHLQRSTPSELLINGFLSDSVSSDYQSRSHSTSRYIHNNGRNTDSGINSRSPESPSRQALVQAASPLDVSSSTEYSFSSPIRSYDSSVTAQQRNPSSHRKTEDTFPVDPLAFKYVMHFKKDFIEKIESDHQTHISHVDDSGVVMVKLSGGSCQDAGKELRVFMQSISSSLRTQEIDLHELNSSRRTHITENAHSFQKIYNVLIKEENDILKVVGSSKESYDAKERLLGREVNIVLPRHFAGNSMRRSSSLPRQKTRHREENQDLGGIPDAVYTTTVSRSSASQSWTDSQLQAEVQKERDRESSKSSAHRGRSHSASRLQHKNESRVNQEPSAYDKQDLTPPHEVQISKKGFIPKIMAGLTPKININFKNKSEKKWLKQH